One Pseudorasbora parva isolate DD20220531a chromosome 4, ASM2467924v1, whole genome shotgun sequence genomic region harbors:
- the cd247 gene encoding T-cell surface glycoprotein CD3 zeta chain yields MEPRAASAAIVLLSVTPVSAIAPAYDPQYCYFLDGILMLYGIVITAFFVRERFLKKTGKADEESPYQAINTGGKEVYSEPKRSGAEGGRRRGDDTYTPLTKKTDETYREIEPRGDRRRDQVYQGLSSMTKDTYDSLHMQQIHPPPR; encoded by the exons ATGGAGCCGAGGGCCGCGTCCGCCGCGATCGTCCTGCTGTCCGTGACTCCGGTGTCAG CGATAGCGCCGGCGTACGACCCGCAGTACTGTTACTTTCTGGACGGCATTCTGATGCTCTACGGCATCGTCATCACAGCGTTCTTCGTGCGCGAGcgg ttccTCAAGAAGACAGGCAAGGCAGACGAAGAGTCTCCATATCAG GCGATTAACACCGGTGGGAAGGAAGTTTACAGCGAGCCGAAGCGCAGCGGAGCTGAAGGG gGCCGCAGGAGAGGAGATGACACCTACACG CCTCTGACCAAGAAGACGGACGAAACGTATCGTGAGATTGAGCCACGGGGagat CGCCGCCGTGATCAGGTTTATCAG ggtcTGAGCTCCATGACTAAAGACACGTACGACTCCCTGCACATGCAGCAGATCCACCCGCCGCCCCGCTAA
- the creg1 gene encoding protein CREG1 isoform X1 produces MMCRALLVLAVVLALVHAHRDPRSGSVPPHEEVARMARFVVHKCDWASMATISTHEPVKGQPFSNVFSISDGPAGNGTGTPYMYLTHLEISVQDLQVNPQASLSVSLAQTSYCKSHGFDPQSPLCAHIILSGSVMQLNDSEASVARAALFDRHPEMIDWPTDHSWFFAKFNITQVWVLDYFGGVKTVQPGEYYSASPYRK; encoded by the exons ATGATGTGTCGCGCGCTGCTCGTGCTCGCGGTGGTTCTGGCGCTCGTGCACGCGCACCGTGACCCGCGCTCGGGCTCGGTTCCGCCGCATGAGGAGGTGGCCCGGATGGCCCGGTTTGTGGTCCATAAGTGCGACTGGGCTTCGATGGCGACGATCTCCACGCACGAGCCCGTGAAGGGCCAGCCGTTCTCTAATGTGTTCTCCATCAGCGACGGGCCCGCGGGCAACGGAACCGGGACCCCGTACATGTACCTCACACACCTGGAGATCTCCGTGCAGGACctgcag gtcaATCCTCAGGCGTCTCTCTCCGTGTCTCTGGctcagacgagctactgtaagAGCCACGGCTTCGACCCGCAGAGCCCACTGTGTGCTCACATCATCCTGTCCGGCTCCGTCATgcag ctGAACGACAGCGAGGCGTCCGTGGCTAGAGCCGCTCTGTTCGACAGACACCCGGAGATGATCGACTGGCCGACGGACCACAGCTGGTTCTTTGCTAAGTTTAACATCACACAG gtttgggTCCTCGATTACTTTGGCGGAGTGAAGACGGTGCAGCCAGGCGAGTATTACAGCGCCAGTCCATACCg gAAGTGA
- the creg1 gene encoding protein CREG1 isoform X2 translates to MMCRALLVLAVVLALVHAHRDPRSGSVPPHEEVARMARFVVHKCDWASMATISTHEPVKGQPFSNVFSISDGPAGNGTGTPYMYLTHLEISVQDLQLNDSEASVARAALFDRHPEMIDWPTDHSWFFAKFNITQVWVLDYFGGVKTVQPGEYYSASPYRK, encoded by the exons ATGATGTGTCGCGCGCTGCTCGTGCTCGCGGTGGTTCTGGCGCTCGTGCACGCGCACCGTGACCCGCGCTCGGGCTCGGTTCCGCCGCATGAGGAGGTGGCCCGGATGGCCCGGTTTGTGGTCCATAAGTGCGACTGGGCTTCGATGGCGACGATCTCCACGCACGAGCCCGTGAAGGGCCAGCCGTTCTCTAATGTGTTCTCCATCAGCGACGGGCCCGCGGGCAACGGAACCGGGACCCCGTACATGTACCTCACACACCTGGAGATCTCCGTGCAGGACctgcag ctGAACGACAGCGAGGCGTCCGTGGCTAGAGCCGCTCTGTTCGACAGACACCCGGAGATGATCGACTGGCCGACGGACCACAGCTGGTTCTTTGCTAAGTTTAACATCACACAG gtttgggTCCTCGATTACTTTGGCGGAGTGAAGACGGTGCAGCCAGGCGAGTATTACAGCGCCAGTCCATACCg gAAGTGA